The DNA region CTGGGGGCAAAGGGGGAGAGGCCGGCTCGCCTGCTGGGTGACCCCCTGAGCCGTCGCCAGAAAGCGCATCCTGCTGCGGGATCCGGAAACCCTGGTTCCCGCAGGCTTTTTTGCAGCCGTGACGAACCCAGACCGACCGGTAGGTTCCAACGGGCAGGTCGCCGTCTCCAGGGGCGTCGCCATGGCGCGAGGTTGGACCGCTGGGTCAGGCGCTGACAGATGGGAGGCGACCCCTCAAGGCGGGTCAGTTGCTGGTCAGGGGAGCAGGTTCGCGATCGCCGTTCTCGGCTCGAGTCACAACGGGTGCGGCGCAGAACGGGCATAGCCGCCAAGGAAGTTCGAGCAGCTGTCCGCACGAAGCACAGGCCCGTCGCAACCGGGTGGCGCAGGCGGGACAGACCTGCCAGTCGGGCAGCGTCCGGGCGCCGCAGCCGGGGCACTGGGTCCTGGCTTCGATCTCGCTCAGCAGCGCTTCTTCTTCAAGGGCGTGCTGGTAGACCTCGTCCAGGGTGGCAGCCGGGCGCAGCAGCAGGTAGATGATCACTCCGAGCGGCCCGAGCAGGAGGACGACCAGGGCCGCCAGCAGGCGCAGCAGGCGGTCTTGTGAGCGGCGGCCCAGGTCACGGTAGGTCCAGAACACCAGGGCCAACCACAGGGCGGCCAGGAATGCCCCCAGCAGCGCTGTGCCGAACAGCAGGGCGTCTCGCAGGGTTCCCAGGCTGGTCTGAAAGGGCATCCGATTCCTCCCTCGGCGGGCGATTATAGCACGCAGAGGTGGCGGAAGCAGTGCAAGCTTCGGACCGCGGCCGTTGATTTCGGGTTCCTTCCGGTGAGTGCATACCCCCGTGAGCGTGGGGTCACGGCTGAGCCCCGAGCCCGGCCCGGATCGACCCAGCACGCGTGCGCCGAGTGCGGCGTCTGCACCCCTTGGGGAGGGCCCCCGCTTCGCAGGCCATCGGGATCGGGGTTCGGAGCGGCCCGAGAAAATGGGGCGCCAGCCGTCAGCTCTCCGATCCAGGCGCGGCGACGCCTGTGGAGGGAGAGGCGAACTTCTAGGTTCGCGAGCGGTGGCTGCGCGCCCGGCGCGTTGACAGTGCACGGAGCGTGCACTATAGTCGCAGAGTCCGCGTTGCAGGGGGATGCAGTGACGGGCTACGAAGTGCATCGAATCGCCGACATGCCCTCCGGTGAGCGCCCGCGAGAGCGCATGCAGCGTCTGGGGTCCGGTGCGCTGAGTGACGGCGAGCTGCTGGCGATTGTGATCCACAGTGGCCTTCGCGGCCGAAGCGCTGTCCAGCTGGCAGAAATGATGCTGTCCGCCGGGAGCGGTCTCGGCGGGGTGCAGCGGATGTCGTTCGATGATCTGTGCGGGATGAGCGGGATCGGTCCGGCCAAAGCCGCCCAGCTGCAGGCGGCCATGGAGATCGGGCGGCGTGTTTCCGCCCTGACGCCCGAGGAGCGACCGGAGTTGCAGAGCCCTCAGGATGTCGCCCGGTTGGTGTCGTATGAGATGCAGGCGCTCGAGCAGGAGCATATGCGGGTACTGCTGTGCGACACCCGGAACCGCCTGATCCGGATGGTGGAGGTCTACAAGGGGAGTCTGAACGCGGCCAGCGTGCGCATTGGTGAGGTCTTCCGTGAGGCGATCCGGGCCAATGCCGCGGGGTTGGTGGTCGTACACAACCATCCCAGCGGCGACCCCACACCCAGCCCCGAAGACGTCGCGCTGACGCGCAGCATGGTAGAGGCCGGCAGGCTGCTGGACATCGAGGTGCTCGACCATCTGATTGTGGGCCAGGGGCGGTTCGTCTCTCTGAAGGGCCGCGGCCTGGGTTTTGCCTGACGGGGGTGGTGGAGAATGGCAGAGTTCCAGATCCTATTGCTGCCTCGGCAGGACTACTGGGAGTGGGTTCGGGCCTCCCAGGGGTATGTTCTGGCGTTCGGCCCCAACCTGACTTCTGATCCCGCGACCGCCGGGCGGTACATGGCGCCGCGGCAAGTGATCAGCTTTCCGGATTTCCCCGGCGCGTATGCCGAGAGCCAAGACATGGTGGCGTGGTATCAGAAGCGGTATCCCGGCATACGAGTGGACGCGATCTCGGCCGCTACGCCCGGGAAGCTTCAGCGGCAGTTCGAGAAACGGATCGAAGCAAAGGATCGATACGGACAGCGGCTGCGGCCGTTCTTTCTGCTGTGGGCCACTGACTACCCCGTGGTGACCCAGCCGTTCGGCGTCAATC from Anaerolineales bacterium includes:
- the radC gene encoding DNA repair protein RadC, producing the protein MTGYEVHRIADMPSGERPRERMQRLGSGALSDGELLAIVIHSGLRGRSAVQLAEMMLSAGSGLGGVQRMSFDDLCGMSGIGPAKAAQLQAAMEIGRRVSALTPEERPELQSPQDVARLVSYEMQALEQEHMRVLLCDTRNRLIRMVEVYKGSLNAASVRIGEVFREAIRANAAGLVVVHNHPSGDPTPSPEDVALTRSMVEAGRLLDIEVLDHLIVGQGRFVSLKGRGLGFA
- a CDS encoding zinc ribbon domain-containing protein, with the translated sequence MPFQTSLGTLRDALLFGTALLGAFLAALWLALVFWTYRDLGRRSQDRLLRLLAALVVLLLGPLGVIIYLLLRPAATLDEVYQHALEEEALLSEIEARTQCPGCGARTLPDWQVCPACATRLRRACASCGQLLELPWRLCPFCAAPVVTRAENGDREPAPLTSN